One stretch of Streptomyces hygroscopicus DNA includes these proteins:
- a CDS encoding dynein regulation protein LC7 translates to MNTTDRSLDWLLENLLEKTPGSRHALVLSRDGLKLCLSSGLSVDQADQLAAIASGIQSLAHGASIEFGDGSGGVRQSMTEFHGGILFIVEAGEGAHLAVVAHDDADVGIIGHNMNELVEQIGDHLRAAPRAAAGDSGGGAKA, encoded by the coding sequence ATGAACACCACCGACCGCAGCTTGGACTGGCTGTTGGAGAACCTGCTGGAGAAGACCCCGGGGTCACGCCACGCGCTGGTGCTGTCGCGGGACGGGCTCAAACTGTGCCTCTCCTCCGGGTTGTCCGTGGACCAGGCCGATCAGCTGGCGGCCATCGCGTCGGGCATCCAGAGCCTCGCCCATGGCGCGTCCATCGAGTTCGGCGACGGCAGCGGCGGCGTACGGCAGTCGATGACGGAGTTCCACGGGGGAATTCTGTTCATCGTCGAGGCCGGCGAAGGCGCCCATCTCGCCGTGGTGGCCCATGACGACGCCGATGTCGGCATCATCGGCCACAACATGAACGAGCTGGTCGAGCAGATCGGCGACCATCTGCGGGCCGCCCCGAGGGCGGCCGCGGGCGACAGCGGCGGCGGGGCGAAGGCATGA
- a CDS encoding histidine kinase produces MSAHISSHPYKGPSVTRGALTVPLLAAVVAGGAGLWVTTAVPSAQRASVAVFCGVAAVLLGVALAVATNRSRTIGRLQERVTELETAAAAKEIEATRLAEETIPSAVRRLREGGSAETVITRMERPTSRAHQQLLRALLREIGDGERMRASAMAACANAAGRVQALATSMLADLREMENRHDETVLGDLLKLDHTTAQAGRIADSIAVLTGARSGRRWTKPIVMESVLRGAIGRISAFQRVRVHSASNAAVAGYAAEGVMHALAELMDNAASFSPPTEEVHVYVEETHAGVVVTIEDGGLVMGPAALDRAQKSVSSESLDLMSLSGTRLGLAVVGCLARKHGLTVSFRPSARGGTGVVVLIPQQLITHVNQDAVVLDAPGSVRSGVPRQASAQAVASTATTTAATTTAAPAAAAPAPATSPSPSPSPSPSSAPEPTAPEPAAQPPRPVNGLPKRRRGETLAAATRAATQAAEAEPKAKTSRPRPEEAGARFGAFRQAARGGSATGAPCDTEPSVSAEHNETAESAEPAVSAESAEPAENDKP; encoded by the coding sequence ATGTCAGCACACATATCCAGCCATCCGTACAAAGGGCCCTCGGTGACACGTGGGGCCCTGACCGTCCCCCTGCTGGCAGCCGTCGTCGCGGGTGGAGCGGGACTGTGGGTGACCACCGCCGTGCCCTCCGCCCAGCGCGCCTCCGTCGCCGTCTTCTGCGGAGTGGCCGCCGTGCTGCTGGGGGTGGCGCTCGCGGTCGCCACCAACCGCTCGCGGACCATCGGCCGTCTCCAGGAGCGGGTCACGGAGCTGGAGACCGCGGCCGCCGCCAAGGAGATCGAGGCCACCCGGCTCGCCGAGGAAACGATTCCGTCCGCGGTGCGGAGACTGCGCGAGGGCGGCTCGGCGGAAACCGTGATCACCCGCATGGAGCGCCCCACCAGCAGGGCCCATCAGCAGCTCTTGCGGGCGTTGCTGCGCGAGATCGGCGACGGTGAGCGGATGCGCGCCTCCGCGATGGCCGCGTGCGCCAACGCCGCGGGCCGTGTCCAGGCGCTGGCCACCAGCATGCTGGCCGATCTGCGGGAGATGGAGAACCGCCACGACGAGACCGTCCTCGGCGATCTGCTGAAGCTGGACCACACCACCGCCCAGGCGGGCCGGATCGCGGACAGTATCGCGGTGCTGACCGGTGCGCGCTCCGGGCGCCGCTGGACCAAGCCGATCGTCATGGAGTCCGTGCTGCGCGGCGCGATCGGCCGGATCAGCGCCTTCCAGCGGGTACGGGTCCACTCGGCCAGCAACGCCGCGGTGGCCGGTTACGCGGCCGAGGGCGTCATGCACGCCCTCGCCGAACTGATGGACAACGCCGCCAGCTTCTCGCCTCCCACCGAGGAGGTGCATGTGTACGTCGAGGAGACGCACGCGGGCGTCGTGGTGACCATCGAGGACGGCGGACTCGTGATGGGCCCGGCCGCCCTGGACCGCGCCCAGAAGTCCGTCTCCTCCGAGAGCCTGGACCTGATGAGCCTGTCCGGCACCCGGCTGGGCCTGGCCGTCGTCGGCTGTCTGGCCCGTAAGCACGGGCTCACCGTCTCCTTCCGGCCGTCCGCGCGGGGCGGCACCGGTGTGGTCGTCCTGATCCCACAGCAGCTGATCACGCACGTCAACCAGGACGCCGTCGTCCTCGACGCACCGGGCTCCGTCCGCTCCGGGGTCCCCCGGCAGGCGTCCGCCCAGGCCGTCGCGTCCACGGCCACCACCACCGCGGCCACCACCACCGCGGCCCCCGCGGCGGCGGCCCCCGCACCCGCCACCTCGCCGTCCCCATCGCCGTCCCCTTCGCCGTCGTCCGCGCCGGAGCCCACCGCGCCGGAGCCCGCGGCGCAGCCCCCACGGCCCGTCAACGGACTGCCCAAGCGGCGCCGTGGCGAGACGCTGGCCGCCGCCACCCGGGCGGCCACTCAGGCGGCCGAGGCGGAACCCAAGGCCAAGACCAGCCGTCCACGACCCGAGGAAGCCGGAGCCCGCTTCGGCGCCTTCCGCCAGGCGGCCCGCGGTGGTTCCGCCACCGGTGCCCCGTGTGACACCGAGCCTTCGGTATCCGCAGAGCACAACGAGACCGCCGAGTCCGCCGAGCCTGCCGTATCCGCCGAGTCCGCCGAGCCTGCCGAGAACGACAAGCCGTGA
- a CDS encoding cytochrome P450: MTTPDPTPSFEDLPEDLSEDSSEDPPEPVFRSAPAPPDGVVPTGSLPLDYQRFRDEPLDLYRELRRDHGPVVPVLLDGKIPVWAVLGYREVVRVTTDARLFARDSRRWHSWHLVPPDWELMTFVGYRPTMLFSEGAEHQRRAEAIWDGLASVDQFELRAQCERVADRLIDTFAGSGRADLVAEYASQIPLRVVTRLYGLDDTESAAIQDDSLHLTGPDAPLALRNMQTRTEALIKRVRENPDQANVAAHLVSHPAGLTDDEIVNDLLGSVYAVQQPTSDLIGNALRLMLTDERFAITLSGGRRSVGQALNEVLWEDTPVPFWIGRWAAEDTMLGGRRIRKGDCLMLGLAAANADPDVRPDFHSGAGGNQAHMAFSHGKHGCPPAAREIAQVIAGAAVEVLLDRLPDVTLSVAPDDLEWRVTLMMRGVAALPVRFTPAHLH, from the coding sequence GTGACCACCCCTGACCCCACGCCCTCGTTCGAGGACCTGCCCGAGGACCTGTCGGAGGACTCGTCCGAGGACCCGCCCGAGCCCGTCTTCCGGTCCGCCCCCGCGCCGCCCGACGGGGTGGTGCCCACCGGGTCGCTGCCGCTGGACTACCAGCGGTTCCGGGACGAGCCGCTGGACCTCTACCGGGAGCTGCGCCGGGACCACGGCCCGGTCGTGCCCGTCCTGCTGGACGGCAAGATCCCAGTCTGGGCCGTGCTCGGCTACCGCGAGGTGGTCCGGGTCACCACCGATGCCCGGCTGTTCGCCCGCGACTCCCGCCGCTGGCACTCCTGGCATCTGGTGCCGCCCGACTGGGAGTTGATGACCTTCGTCGGCTACCGCCCGACCATGCTCTTCAGCGAGGGCGCCGAGCACCAGCGGCGGGCCGAGGCGATCTGGGACGGCCTGGCGTCGGTGGACCAGTTCGAACTGCGCGCGCAGTGCGAGCGCGTCGCCGACCGGCTGATCGACACCTTCGCGGGCAGCGGCCGGGCCGATCTGGTGGCCGAGTACGCCAGCCAGATCCCGCTGCGGGTGGTGACCCGGCTGTACGGACTGGACGACACCGAATCCGCCGCCATCCAGGACGATTCGCTCCACCTCACCGGACCCGACGCCCCCCTCGCGCTGCGGAATATGCAGACCAGGACGGAGGCGCTGATCAAGCGCGTCCGGGAGAACCCCGACCAGGCCAACGTCGCCGCCCATCTGGTGTCCCACCCGGCCGGGCTCACCGACGACGAGATCGTCAACGACCTGCTCGGCAGCGTCTACGCCGTCCAGCAGCCCACCAGCGACCTGATCGGCAACGCCCTCCGGCTGATGCTGACGGACGAACGGTTCGCCATCACCCTCTCCGGCGGCCGGCGCAGCGTCGGCCAGGCGCTCAACGAGGTGCTGTGGGAGGACACCCCGGTCCCGTTCTGGATCGGCCGCTGGGCCGCCGAGGACACCATGCTCGGCGGACGCCGCATCAGAAAGGGCGACTGCCTGATGCTGGGCCTCGCCGCGGCCAACGCCGACCCCGACGTACGCCCGGACTTCCACTCCGGCGCGGGCGGCAACCAGGCCCATATGGCCTTCAGCCACGGCAAGCACGGCTGCCCCCCGGCCGCCCGTGAGATCGCCCAGGTCATCGCCGGCGCCGCGGTCGAGGTCCTGCTCGACCGACTCCCGGACGTCACCCTGTCCGTCGCCCCGGACGACCTCGAATGGCGGGTCACCCTGATGATGCGCGGCGTGGCCGCCCTCCCGGTCCGATTCACCCCGGCCCACCTGCACTGA
- a CDS encoding transcriptional regulator, which produces MNEALRRAMHQTRMTDRQLAEKCGVDIKTVGRWMTETGRIPRARHRWAVCEALGEEEAVLWPAAARKAIKVGPDREVVSVYPYRSGCPASLWRSLITKAERELTFAGYTNYFLWLEQARFGAALQRKAARGCRVRFVLGDPDSDVTRSREQDEAVALTLSTRIRVTLAELEKIRSQPGVDARFSDGHAYLSVFRFDDDMIVTPLLTHSVGHDAPTLHLRRHQDDGMFDRFASHIEELWKRGTPVWEEEGNG; this is translated from the coding sequence GTGAACGAAGCACTGCGCCGCGCCATGCATCAAACCCGCATGACAGACCGTCAGTTGGCGGAAAAGTGCGGCGTGGACATCAAGACTGTCGGGCGATGGATGACCGAGACGGGACGGATCCCCCGTGCCCGCCATAGGTGGGCCGTCTGTGAGGCCCTCGGAGAGGAGGAGGCGGTGTTATGGCCAGCAGCCGCAAGGAAGGCGATCAAGGTCGGTCCGGACCGTGAGGTCGTTTCGGTCTATCCGTACCGGTCCGGTTGTCCGGCTTCGCTGTGGCGGTCTTTGATCACCAAAGCCGAGCGTGAGCTGACGTTCGCCGGTTACACCAATTACTTCCTATGGCTCGAACAGGCTCGATTCGGTGCCGCGTTGCAGCGCAAGGCAGCACGGGGGTGCCGAGTTCGCTTCGTACTCGGCGACCCGGACAGCGACGTCACACGGTCCCGCGAGCAGGACGAAGCTGTTGCGCTCACGCTGTCGACGCGTATCCGCGTGACGCTGGCCGAGTTGGAGAAGATCAGGAGCCAACCGGGCGTTGACGCGAGGTTCAGCGACGGACATGCGTACCTGTCGGTGTTCCGCTTCGATGACGACATGATCGTTACGCCCTTGCTGACCCATAGCGTTGGGCACGATGCCCCTACGTTGCATCTGCGTCGTCACCAGGACGACGGCATGTTCGATCGCTTCGCGTCGCACATTGAGGAACTGTGGAAACGGGGCACTCCGGTATGGGAAGAGGAGGGCAATGGGTAG
- a CDS encoding NUDIX hydrolase produces MGRRDYEDDPNAPAANSLVPAASAVVVDDSGRILLQRRSDNDMWALPGGAMHIGESLPDCAIRETNEETGIDVEIIGIVGTYTNPRHVFAYDDGEVRQEFSICFLARPVAGKLAVSEESTDVRWFEPAEVDALPMVASIRKRVNDWRDGNMPAAR; encoded by the coding sequence ATGGGTAGGCGCGATTACGAGGACGATCCGAACGCCCCAGCCGCGAACAGCTTGGTTCCGGCTGCTTCTGCCGTCGTCGTCGACGACTCGGGGCGCATTCTCCTTCAGCGGCGGAGCGACAACGACATGTGGGCGCTTCCCGGTGGCGCCATGCACATCGGCGAGTCATTGCCGGACTGCGCGATTCGGGAGACGAACGAAGAGACTGGTATCGATGTCGAGATCATCGGCATCGTCGGGACCTACACCAACCCTCGTCACGTCTTCGCCTACGACGATGGCGAGGTACGGCAAGAGTTCTCCATCTGCTTCCTGGCTCGTCCTGTGGCAGGGAAACTCGCGGTGTCCGAGGAATCCACCGATGTCCGCTGGTTCGAGCCCGCAGAGGTTGACGCCCTCCCCATGGTCGCCAGCATCCGGAAGCGAGTGAACGACTGGCGCGACGGCAACATGCCCGCCGCCCGGTAG
- a CDS encoding ATP-binding protein: MHSRISDDTVSMALPGSTGHAPLRESASNGLKIVIVGGFGVGKTTMVRSVSEIRPLSTEETMTQAGVGIDDASFVRHKTTTTVAFDFGRISLDEQMVLYLFGAPGQERFWFLWDRLFSGTLGAVVLVDTNRLSDSWYALDRLEHHGTPFIVARNNFTEPQHSLEEVREALDLPPEVPMIDCDARKRDSSKAVLVALARYLYSLSTNGAAGESTA, from the coding sequence TTGCACTCCAGAATCTCTGACGACACCGTCAGCATGGCGCTCCCCGGCAGCACCGGACACGCTCCGCTGCGGGAGAGCGCGAGCAACGGTCTCAAGATCGTGATCGTGGGCGGGTTCGGCGTCGGCAAGACGACGATGGTGCGGTCGGTCAGCGAGATCCGCCCGCTGAGCACCGAGGAGACGATGACGCAGGCGGGCGTCGGCATCGACGACGCCTCGTTCGTGCGGCACAAGACCACCACCACGGTGGCCTTCGACTTCGGCCGGATCAGCCTGGACGAGCAGATGGTGCTCTATCTGTTCGGCGCCCCGGGCCAGGAGCGGTTCTGGTTCCTGTGGGACCGGCTCTTCTCCGGGACCCTGGGCGCGGTCGTCCTGGTGGACACCAATCGGCTTTCCGACTCCTGGTACGCGCTGGACCGGCTGGAACACCACGGCACGCCGTTCATCGTGGCCCGCAACAACTTCACCGAGCCGCAGCACTCGCTGGAGGAGGTGCGGGAGGCCCTCGACCTCCCGCCCGAGGTGCCGATGATCGACTGCGACGCCCGTAAGCGCGACTCCAGCAAGGCCGTACTGGTCGCGCTCGCCCGCTACCTCTACTCCCTTTCCACCAACGGCGCCGCCGGGGAGAGCACCGCGTGA